The Oxalobacteraceae bacterium OTU3CINTB1 genome includes a window with the following:
- a CDS encoding AAA family ATPase has translation MEAQNSVTNLFLSSGVPGLDTVLAGGLTRDRLYLVEGEPGTGKTTLALQFLNEGARHGEAVLYITLAETAVELRSVAESHGWDMSGIQVEEIIPNENALDPDQQYTIFHPSEIELGTTTQRIVAAIEKYKPRRVVLDSLSELQLLAESPLRYRRQVLALKQYLTSRSCTTIFLDDRTALSTDLQVRSVAHAVLTLELADQAYGAERRRVRVVKYRGIAFHGGAHDYKIVKGGLHVYPRLVAAGTRVESQRRQLSSGLAELDQQIGGGLEEGMSTLISGPPGTGKSSLAAQFIHAAAQRGEASAMFLFEEARNNMLNRCANLGMDLSGAIDRGLLTVQQIDPAELAPGQFSHAIVEAVERGVRIVVIDSLNGYLNAVPDERFLTIYLHELLTYLGQRGVVSIIVGVQQGMIGTGMTTSVDASYIADNVIMLRYFEAEGEVQQAISVFKKRGSAHERTIRRFRVDKGGIKVGAVLKNFHGILTGVPTYTGDSNGHGHDHSADGAHG, from the coding sequence ATGGAAGCACAAAACAGCGTTACCAATCTATTTCTCAGCAGCGGCGTACCCGGCCTGGACACCGTCCTGGCCGGCGGCCTGACGCGCGACCGCCTGTATCTGGTGGAAGGCGAACCAGGCACCGGCAAAACCACGCTGGCGCTGCAGTTCCTCAACGAGGGCGCGCGCCACGGCGAGGCCGTCCTCTACATCACCCTGGCCGAAACGGCGGTCGAACTGCGCAGCGTGGCGGAGTCGCACGGCTGGGACATGAGCGGCATCCAGGTCGAGGAAATCATCCCCAACGAGAACGCGCTCGATCCGGACCAGCAATACACCATCTTCCATCCGTCCGAGATCGAACTGGGCACGACCACCCAGCGCATCGTCGCGGCGATCGAAAAATACAAGCCGCGCCGCGTGGTGCTCGACTCCTTGTCGGAGCTGCAGCTGTTGGCCGAAAGCCCGCTGCGCTATCGGCGCCAGGTGCTCGCGCTCAAGCAGTACCTGACCAGCCGCTCTTGCACCACCATTTTCCTCGACGACCGCACCGCCCTCTCGACCGACCTGCAAGTGCGCAGCGTGGCGCACGCCGTGCTGACGCTGGAGCTGGCAGACCAGGCCTACGGCGCCGAACGGCGCCGCGTGCGCGTGGTCAAGTACCGCGGCATCGCCTTCCACGGCGGCGCCCACGACTACAAGATCGTCAAGGGCGGCTTGCACGTCTATCCGCGCCTGGTGGCGGCCGGCACGCGCGTCGAAAGCCAGCGGCGCCAGCTCTCGAGCGGCCTGGCGGAGCTGGACCAGCAGATCGGCGGCGGCCTCGAGGAAGGCATGAGCACCTTGATCTCCGGCCCGCCGGGCACCGGCAAGTCGTCGCTGGCGGCGCAGTTCATCCACGCGGCCGCGCAGCGCGGCGAAGCCAGCGCGATGTTCCTGTTCGAGGAGGCGCGCAACAATATGCTCAACCGCTGCGCCAACCTGGGCATGGACTTGAGCGGCGCCATCGACAGGGGCCTGCTGACAGTACAGCAAATCGACCCGGCCGAACTGGCGCCGGGCCAGTTCTCGCACGCGATCGTCGAGGCGGTCGAACGCGGCGTGCGCATCGTCGTCATCGACAGCCTGAACGGCTACCTGAACGCCGTGCCCGACGAGCGCTTCCTGACCATCTACCTGCACGAGCTGCTGACGTACCTGGGCCAGCGCGGCGTGGTCAGCATCATCGTCGGCGTCCAGCAGGGCATGATCGGCACCGGCATGACCACCTCGGTCGATGCCAGCTACATCGCCGACAATGTCATCATGCTGCGCTACTTCGAGGCGGAAGGCGAGGTGCAGCAGGCGATCTCGGTGTTCAAGAAACGCGGCAGCGCTCACGAGCGCACCATCCGCCGCTTCCGCGTCGACAAGGGCGGCATCAAGGTCGGCGCGGTGCTGAAAAACTTCCACGGCATACTGACCGGGGTGCCGACCTATACCGGGGACAGCAACGGCCACGGCCATGACCATTCTGCCGACGGCGCCCATGGCTGA
- a CDS encoding diguanylate cyclase: MTTSTVLGSGPRHARPRLTTLVTAGVGATVLLTVLSLLILVEHFGSNYAEREAGQRLQQLSWQTRDALNRVVQKAVGDVQLLTDLPQVRDAHSPAEVRAVLESVQKAFPDYAWIGLAAPDGRVYAATQGMLEGADVGARDWFAGGRDKLFAGDFHPAVLLGKKLPASVDPWRFVDAAGPVTGADGGARGVLCVHMSWGWARRMAQTIVAPADQAYAADIFVVRADGTIILGPKGMEERKLDSESVRLARTGATGAVRETWADGRSYLSGYSATGKAGDPATLAWSVIVRQPEDVALASARSLERRILLLGAILGLAMAAAAAIVGRRYTRPLNALSRNLELRSAAPPGASGLPAIVQVDSFHEVQVLSSALARMLDNEQAHLAALRALNEKLESTVGERTREIARKALQLERALAQEHSTQRLLQERAAELRAILDNAHDAFIALDPGGVVLDWNRQAEKLLGWTRAEVIGQPLAAMVLPPLLRRAYERDMRQLAEAGAAGAHGAARDTTVLNRRVELTLHNRDCQELPVEISLAYVPRASGHLFIAFLHDISERKKLFASMEEMALRDTLTGLPNRRALLQTLTEALQRANRTRQCCAVYFLDLDRFKQVNDRYGHEEGDELLRQFAERVRQTVRKTDTVGRLAGDEFIVIVEMLHCESDAREAADKLLAALRRPYPLKTVTVQLGASIGIAVHHPDDPQDIEMLLGRADRAMYVNKQEGLQRVARG; encoded by the coding sequence GCTCCAACTACGCCGAGCGCGAAGCCGGCCAGCGCCTGCAACAGCTGTCGTGGCAGACGCGCGACGCCCTCAACCGCGTGGTGCAGAAAGCCGTCGGCGACGTCCAGCTGCTGACCGACCTGCCGCAGGTGCGCGACGCCCACTCGCCGGCCGAGGTGCGCGCGGTACTCGAGAGCGTGCAAAAAGCCTTCCCCGACTACGCCTGGATCGGCCTGGCCGCGCCGGACGGGCGCGTCTACGCCGCCACCCAGGGCATGCTCGAGGGCGCCGACGTCGGCGCGCGCGACTGGTTCGCTGGCGGGCGCGACAAGCTGTTCGCCGGCGACTTCCACCCCGCCGTCCTGCTTGGCAAGAAACTGCCGGCCAGCGTGGACCCGTGGCGCTTCGTCGACGCCGCCGGCCCGGTGACCGGCGCCGACGGCGGCGCGCGCGGCGTGCTGTGCGTGCACATGAGCTGGGGCTGGGCGCGGCGCATGGCGCAAACCATCGTGGCGCCGGCCGACCAAGCCTACGCGGCCGACATCTTCGTGGTGCGCGCCGACGGCACCATCATCCTCGGCCCCAAGGGCATGGAGGAGCGCAAGCTCGACAGCGAAAGCGTGCGGCTGGCGCGCACCGGCGCCACCGGCGCGGTCCGGGAAACCTGGGCCGACGGGCGCAGCTACCTGAGCGGCTACTCGGCGACCGGCAAGGCGGGCGACCCGGCCACCCTGGCATGGTCGGTGATCGTGCGCCAGCCGGAGGACGTGGCGTTGGCCTCGGCGCGGTCGCTCGAGCGCCGCATCCTGCTGCTCGGCGCCATCCTCGGGCTGGCGATGGCGGCCGCCGCCGCCATCGTCGGACGCCGCTACACGCGCCCACTCAACGCGCTCAGCCGCAACCTCGAGCTGCGCTCGGCGGCGCCGCCCGGCGCCAGCGGCCTGCCGGCCATCGTGCAGGTCGACAGCTTCCACGAGGTGCAGGTGCTGTCGAGCGCGCTGGCGCGCATGCTCGACAACGAACAAGCGCACCTGGCGGCGCTGCGCGCGCTCAACGAAAAACTCGAATCGACGGTCGGCGAGCGCACCCGCGAGATCGCCCGCAAGGCCCTGCAACTGGAGCGCGCGCTGGCGCAGGAGCACAGCACGCAGCGGCTGCTGCAGGAACGCGCGGCCGAGCTGCGCGCCATCCTCGACAACGCGCACGACGCCTTCATCGCCCTCGATCCGGGCGGCGTGGTGCTGGACTGGAACCGCCAGGCCGAAAAGCTGCTGGGCTGGACCCGCGCCGAAGTGATCGGCCAGCCGCTGGCGGCGATGGTGCTGCCGCCGCTGCTGCGCCGCGCCTACGAGCGCGACATGCGCCAGCTGGCCGAGGCCGGCGCCGCCGGGGCCCACGGCGCGGCCCGCGACACCACCGTGCTCAACCGCCGCGTCGAACTCACCTTGCACAACCGCGACTGCCAGGAACTGCCGGTCGAGATCTCGCTGGCCTACGTGCCGCGCGCCAGCGGCCACCTGTTCATCGCCTTCCTGCACGATATCAGCGAGCGCAAAAAACTGTTCGCGTCGATGGAAGAGATGGCGCTGCGCGACACCCTGACCGGCCTGCCCAACCGCCGCGCCTTGTTGCAGACCTTGACCGAGGCGCTGCAGCGCGCCAACCGCACGCGCCAGTGCTGCGCCGTCTACTTCCTCGACCTCGACCGCTTCAAGCAGGTCAACGACCGCTACGGTCACGAGGAAGGCGACGAGCTGCTGCGCCAGTTCGCCGAGCGCGTGCGCCAGACGGTGCGCAAGACCGACACCGTCGGCCGCCTGGCCGGCGACGAATTCATCGTCATCGTCGAAATGCTGCATTGTGAATCGGACGCCCGCGAGGCGGCCGACAAGCTGCTGGCGGCGCTGCGCCGGCCCTATCCGCTCAAGACCGTCACGGTGCAACTGGGCGCGAGCATCGGCATCGCCGTCCACCATCCTGACGACCCACAGGATATTGAAATGCTACTCGGGCGGGCCGACCGCGCGATGTATGTTAACAAGCAGGAGGGCTTGCAGCGCGTGGCCCGCGGCTAG